A part of Carassius carassius chromosome 4, fCarCar2.1, whole genome shotgun sequence genomic DNA contains:
- the LOC132139645 gene encoding immediate early response gene 5-like protein, which produces MISTMECAVDAQSLISISLRKIHNSRTQRGGIKLHKNLLVSYVLRNARQVYMNEKYAEIYRMQQYEEVMTVCNEIQELNPLDLVEDCEEQTGDCCGTASESASLCGALLPVSHQAPSVQHIQPSSACSVPLGLQNEEVCKSPDPSFYRSCCAEAYPVCNCDFSPVNNMHCNKTTVLDLDTHVVTTVENGYLHQDCCASLQQCCQGAQSPAKKRKLDFGYYVSEIEEVPDFTPCKRAKFEDSSYACTEPLNTSNISNLISIFGSGFTGLVSRQADFEQALNGQFCSKQALASLGAWTRAIVAF; this is translated from the coding sequence ATGATCAGCACCATGGAGTGTGCAGTGGATGCACAAAGTCTCATTTCGATATCTTTACGGAAAATCCACAACTCCCGAACGCAGAGAGGAGGAATCAAGCTGCACAAAAACCTGCTTGTCTCCTATGTACTGAGGAACGCCAGGCAAGTCTACATGAACGAGAAGTATGCCGAAATCTACAGGATGCAGCAGTACGAGGAGGTGATGACCGTCTGCAACGAGATCCAGGAGCTGAACCCGCTCGATCTGGTGGAGGACTGCGAGGAGCAGACTGGGGACTGCTGCGGCACCGCGAGCGAGTCTGCGAGCCTCTGCGGCGCGCTCCTACCCGTCAGTCACCAGGCTCCTTCGGTGCAGCACATACAGCCTAGCAGCGCCTGCTCGGTGCCCCTAGGTCTCCAAAACGAAGAGGTCTGCAAATCGCCGGACCCCTCGTTCTACCGCAGCTGCTGCGCGGAAGCCTATCCCGTGTGCAACTGTGACTTTTCGCCGGTAAACAACATGCACTGCAACAAAACTACAGTGCTCGATTTGGACACGCATGTCGTTACCACAGTAGAGAACGGGTATTTGCATCAGGACTGCTGCGCTTCGCTCCAACAGTGCTGCCAGGGCGCGCAGAGCCCGGCCAAGAAACGCAAGCTTGACTTTGGGTACTACGTGTCCGAGATCGAGGAGGTACCGGATTTTACGCCGTGCAAAAGAGCGAAATTCGAGGACTCTTCTTACGCGTGCACGGAGCCCTTGAACACGTCGAACATTTCTAACCTCATCTCGATCTTCGGCTCGGGGTTCACGGGACTGGTGAGCAGACAAGCGGACTTTGAGCAAGCCTTAAACGGACAGTTCTGTAGCAAACAAGCCCTTGCGAGTTTAGGGGCTTGGACGAGAGCTATTGTAGCCTTTTGA